The proteins below come from a single Natrinema sp. SYSU A 869 genomic window:
- the leuC gene encoding 3-isopropylmalate dehydratase large subunit, with amino-acid sequence MSEGTLYDKVWDRHKVTTLPTGQDQLFIGLHLIHEVTSPQAFGMLRERDLEVAFPELTHATVDHIVPTADQSRPYKEDAAEEMMAELEENVRDAGIEFSDPTTGDQGIVHVIGPEQGITQPGKTIVCGDSHTSTHGAFGALAFGIGTSQIRDVLATGTVAMEKQKVRKIQVDGELGEGVEAKDIILEIIRRLGTEGGVGYVYEYAGEAIESLGMEGRMSICNMSIEGGARAGYVNPDETTYEWLEQTDYFQENPEKFDDLKPYWESIRSDEDAEYDDVIHIDANELEPVVTWGTTPGQGIGINDPIPEAEELPEEKQDTARRAQEHMRVEPGDTMEGYNIDVAFLGSCTNARLPDLRRAARIVEGREVADDVRAMVVPGSQRVQKTAEEEGLKDTFEEAGFEWRNAGCSMCLGMNEDQLEGDEACASSSNRNFVGRQGSKDGRTVLMSPRMVAAAAITGEVSDVRELKEVNLA; translated from the coding sequence ATGAGCGAAGGCACACTGTACGACAAGGTCTGGGATCGACACAAAGTCACCACGCTGCCGACCGGACAGGATCAGCTGTTCATCGGCCTCCACCTCATTCACGAGGTGACCAGCCCGCAAGCGTTCGGGATGCTCCGCGAGCGCGACCTCGAGGTCGCCTTTCCGGAACTGACCCACGCGACGGTCGACCACATCGTCCCGACGGCCGACCAGTCCCGTCCGTACAAGGAGGACGCGGCCGAGGAGATGATGGCCGAACTCGAGGAGAACGTCCGCGACGCGGGCATCGAGTTCTCGGACCCGACGACGGGCGATCAGGGGATCGTCCACGTCATTGGACCGGAGCAGGGCATCACCCAGCCCGGCAAGACGATCGTCTGTGGGGACTCCCACACCTCGACTCACGGTGCCTTCGGCGCGCTCGCCTTCGGCATCGGCACCTCCCAGATCCGCGATGTGCTCGCGACGGGCACCGTCGCCATGGAGAAACAGAAGGTCCGCAAGATCCAGGTCGACGGCGAACTCGGCGAGGGTGTCGAAGCGAAAGACATCATCCTCGAGATCATCCGCCGTCTCGGCACCGAGGGCGGCGTCGGCTACGTCTACGAGTACGCCGGCGAGGCCATCGAAAGCCTCGGCATGGAAGGTCGCATGTCGATCTGTAACATGTCCATCGAGGGCGGCGCTCGCGCGGGCTACGTCAACCCCGACGAGACCACCTACGAGTGGCTCGAGCAGACCGATTACTTTCAGGAAAACCCGGAGAAGTTTGACGACCTCAAACCCTACTGGGAATCGATCCGCTCCGACGAGGATGCCGAATACGACGACGTCATCCACATCGACGCGAACGAACTCGAACCGGTCGTCACCTGGGGGACCACCCCAGGTCAGGGGATCGGCATCAACGACCCGATTCCAGAGGCGGAAGAACTTCCCGAAGAGAAACAAGACACGGCCCGACGCGCCCAAGAGCACATGCGCGTCGAACCAGGCGACACGATGGAAGGCTACAACATCGACGTCGCCTTCCTTGGCTCCTGTACGAACGCTCGCCTGCCGGACCTGCGACGCGCCGCCCGGATCGTCGAGGGCCGCGAAGTCGCCGATGACGTCCGCGCGATGGTCGTCCCCGGCAGCCAGCGCGTACAGAAGACCGCCGAGGAAGAAGGCCTCAAGGACACCTTCGAGGAAGCCGGCTTCGAGTGGCGCAACGCCGGTTGTTCGATGTGTCTGGGCATGAACGAAGACCAGCTCGAGGGCGACGAGGCCTGTGCCTCCTCCTCGAACCGGAACTTCGTCGGCCGCCAGGGATCGAAGGACGGGCGGACCGTCCTGATGAGCCCGCGAATGGTCGCCGCGGCGGCGATCACCGGGGAGGTCTCTGACGTGCGCGAATTGAAGGAGGTGAATCTGGCATGA